The sequence TTTTTGCTTTTGTCTttaatcaaaacatcattatcatGATTGACGCATCGGGTTTTACACATTGTAATTAATTATCAGAAAAAGTAATGGAGCATCAAACATCTATTCTATTTACTCTCCATAGCTTTTATCCTTGGCAAGTTCCTCAATTTTTCCTTGCATCAATATGAACCATAAGCAGCAGATCTACACCAGAGAAGTTGCAAATAGAAAAGCAAAAACTAAATACTAAAGAATTGAAAATTTCAGATTATTAAGAAGATGATGAAACTCACTTCAGTAACACGGCCAATCCTGAAGGTTCCCATAACCTCTTCCTTTGAAACCAGTGTTAGGAGTGGAATTAGTGCAAATGGTATCTGAATTGCTTGAAGCACATTAAGCCACTCATTCAAAATATCCATGGTAGCTTCCCCGGTGTCGAAGAACAGAGCAACTACAATGGTGGGAACAATGGCACAGCTTCTGGTAATCAGTGCTCGAACCCACTTCTTCAACCGAAGATTCAGAAACCCCCCCATGATAAATTGTCCAGCATAAGTGCCTGCTATGGTGCTGCTCTGCCCAGATGCCAATAACCCAATTCCCCATATGTATAGGATAGGAAAGATCTTGCCACCATACTTCTCTTGCAAGAAGTTACCAGCATTCTCTAGGCCTATGTTCCTTGCTACCTCGCTGCCATAAAATCCCTTTGCAAACACTGTAGTTACACAAACATTGATCAAGAACGAAAGAACGAGAGCAATAGTGCATTCAATGGAATAGTATTTGATTGCTTCTTTAATGCGGCTTTCCTTTCGAGTATCGACTTTTCGAGACTGTACAAGAGCAGAATGCAAGAAAACATTATATGGCATGATCACACAACCCACAACTCCCACGGCTTGCCGTATGGTTCTTGAACTTAGTTTTGGTACTACGACACCTGCCAAGATGAGTCTAAATCATTTAGGAGCTGAAATGGTCAGCAGTGAATGAGTAACTGAGAGAGAAGACAGCAGAGACAAGATACCTATTAGAAGCTCGTTCACATCGGGCTTGGTTTGGCCAAACATTACGGCGAATGAAACAGCCATTGTAGCAATGAGAAATCCAAAGAAAGCTTCCAGTTTCCTCACGCCATAGTTCTCAAGGAACAAAAAGATGAAGCTGCCAAGAACATTAGAGAAATAAGAATTACATGTTTCCATGTCATGATTTTCTCAAATTGAAGTACCAAAACAAGTATCGGATTCATCTGAACTACGATAGATGAACTTCAAATAAGAGAAACAAGAAGGATGATTTCAACAAACAAgtaaaaaggattcaaatttggcagAAAAAAAGGAGATTCTTTCCCAGATCATAGAGCAGATAATTCTAATCCATCTGAGATGTGATAAACTAGCATTAACACATGCTTCTTGGAATTTATTATATATTGCTAGTGAGCTTAACATCGAACAGAAAAATGTTATTATTGGAAGAAATTGACACCAATAAAAAATAACCTGTCATTAATCCCATTTAGAAAGGTAAAATCCATTAAAAAGCTTCCAAATTTACTAACGAGAGAAGAGATATGGTCGACGAGTAGTAGCGACGTACAATTATTCCCCCCCCAGACCAAAATACGAGCAACGAACCTAAGATCAACGTAATAAACAAATCTATATCTGAGTCATAATCAAATCAGTAGACCATTTAAGAGAGAACGAAGATAAAGAAATCCGACATAAAAGTCAATCACATTCAAGCTAATGGAACAAAGGCAAACGAGAAACAATTtgatcaaacacaaagcagactgTGCTAAAGAACATAAAGAAGCAAGCCTTTTTTATCGATGAGTAGAAAAGAACCAATCTTTCCGCATCAAGACCACGAATTCGGATCTCACCAATCCAAAGCAGTGATGACTACCCCTACCCAGAGCGGAATCGCCCCACCACTAAGTGTCTTGATGGCGATGGAGCTCCCGATGACCTCCTGGATGTCGGCACCGATCAAGGCGGTCTCGGCCATCAGCCATAGCGCCAGTCGCGCCCACTGGGGGTactcctctcggcagagctctgcCAGGTGCCGACCAGTTGCCACCCCTAGCCTCGCCGACAGCAGCTGGATGAGGAGCCCCATGGCGGTCGCCCAGAGGAGGAGCCAGAGGAGGGAGTACCCCGCGATGGCCCCCGCCTGGAGATCGCCCTCGAGGTTCCCAGGATCCAGGAATGCAATGCACATCAGAAAGCCCGGGCCCATGAAGCGCCACAGCTTCCGCCACGAGAAGGGCCGCGGGGTCCCGTCTAGGGCGCCGGCCGCCGGCGAGAATTCGTCATCGGATGTGGAGATCTCCACCTTCTCGTCGGATTCGTACGCTCTCTCGGACTCATCGTCGGAGTCACGAGCgccggaggaggagaggaggggcGCCGCGACTTCCTTTCCGTGGGACGCCATGTCGGATGCCCGAGAGACGTATCCGTTGTCCTTCGTTTCGAAGCCGAACGCAGGAGCTTATGGAGCCCTGCTATCGTATCCCGACTTAAATTACGATTGTGTGCCCGGTGAACTGACGTGGCGTTCACGGAGGGGGAAAGTTGGCTGTCTGGAGTCGAACCGTCACCTCAATCGTATCTCACCTGGATGCGTCTCGGTTCCCAGAACTCGGAAGGCCTGGATCTCCTGGATCACCTGGATGAACGAGGCACACGCAAGGTGTCCACGTGTCGTGCTCACTATTTAATCATTGGTGAGAACCACGATGAACGAACACCTGGTGCATCTTCTTCTGGACAAACGATCTGTTTTGTGTTGTCATCAAACAACTCATCAATCTAATACGCCGAATGGTGATCTTCTACGTAAAATGCCAGCCACGCAGGACGCCAGCGCACTCTGAGGTTTAGTTATTTTCAGCTTCGGTAAGGTTACCCATGCGGCAAAACTGTTATGCGCAATACAGAAAGCGCGGCCAACGGGTGATCGGAGGGAGCGGAGGCACGTACCGGGGGAATGAACACAACCGGGGGGCAATGACGTGGCGAAAGTCGCGTGGAGGGAAGGGGACGCGGGGAGAAGCTGCGAGGAAAGTGCGTGGCGGACTGGTGGTGGGGCACGGGCACCAGACGTCCGTTAGCGCTTTCGCCCCACCGTTCCCACGATCTCGGGAACGGAAGCATTTGATTCACCGTCCGATCTGCGAACCCGATCCGATCGATAGAGTAGATCCGATCATGAATCGGAGTCGAATCGATTTGACCCAAATCACGGGTTAATTAAAGGGATAatataaacaaaatttaaattctgAAGGAATGCatgtaatattattataattagaGGGGAAAATATGCTACTAATTAATATATGTAAAAAGGGTCTAAACAAAGggaaaaggaaaagaccatcgaGGGTTCACTCGGCGTCCGAGTCGAGACGATGAGTGTTGCGGAAGCAGGGCCTGCAGACCTTCCTCTATCGCGCGATTTCTCTACCACTCACTCTGTGCTCCACCTGCTTCTCCGATTCGATCTCCTTCCTCTCGCCGCGGGAGTCCGGTGCCCTCCTGCTTCCGGACGCGGAGAATGGAGGTAATTTGTCGCTCGTCCGTTCTTTATAGTCTGATTTGGACAAACGATCGAAAATGCGCCTCCGACTCATGTCAGAGGGCATTAgactatgagagagagagagagagagagagagagagagagagagagagtactccTTGGTTGTGCCCTCTCGGTGTTGTATCCATCCCTTGAGAGGAGTTCCTTTTCCAGGATCCTCGAGTGGGGGCCTTTTTCCTTAGAAGGCCTCAGAGTACCTTCTTGTTTCTCTCCAGTTTGGCCCTGCATGAGTAACAGCAAACTGGGTCTTTCTGTCAGTCGACAACCTCATTCTCCTTCCTTCCTGTGAGAGGAGTTTTTCTTATATGGAGGTGGGTGCAAGTGGTACCTATATGAATCATGGCATGGTATCAGAAGATATCTTCTTGCATATACCTTCTGGATTTTGGGGCTGCAGCGGGAACGAGTTTGTACTAGGACAGTGATGGTTAACATCTTCTGGCGTTGACGGGTAGGCTGGTACAATTTTGTTGTTTTTATTGGTATTGGGGTAGACTTTGgagttttatatgtatatatatgccctCCGTTCTATGGGCATTGTTTGTTTTATTCATAATCGGACTTTGATCTCGAATAGAATATTCTCAGCAGTCCTTTCTTCTGTGAATTTCATTTTTATATGATGTTCTCCTACTTGCAATGAAACCTGATGTCAATAAGCTTTTGTTTTTTGCATCATTCACTCCTCTCCGTCCAATGACATGCTCACCAGTAATTGTGGGATAAGCTACGTAGCACATATTGCTCTTGTTGTGCGTCTCTCTGTTTTGCTAGCAGAAGACTTGCTTCTGTTAATGCTGGCCCATTTTTGAAGTTAATTTTATATGTTTATTTGAGGGCATCTTGCATTTTTCGGTTATATTCCATGATTTTATATGTTAATTTTGTATGGTTACTTCCATGATATGTTGAATACTATTTGCCAAGTGTTGCATATCAAGTATAAAGGTCTGAATATCTGACACTAAACTAAATCTGGGAAATACAAGTCTGAATAGAATTTTAGAAAAGTGCTAAAGATATCTGTGGATGGATCATATATTAAGGCCTTCAAGGTCTACTACATGATACAACTGTTGCAACTTTTGActttaatgaaaattttcaagtaaTTTTAACTTACATACACCATTTAACTGGTACATGAAATAAGTGGGACAATTTTGTTTTTGTGAGTAGTTGATGTCCTATTTATTGGCAATATAATGCAGtacattttttgttcttttctgtgGAACATTTACTCTGACGACAAACTTGTGATCCTCGTATGTACTCTTAGTTTGTCTCTGTTATATATTTCTATATGTAATATATTTgtattatgtatatatgtatacgtatgtataaatgtatatatatttgtccaTTGATATGCTATTGCTGTTAATCATGTTAAGTTTGTTTAATTTGCTTGTTCTATGTTCACAAAAGGATGTTGGACCTTTCTTTCTATTCACTAGGCAAGCTTCTAAGGGAGAATGAGTACAGATAAATTGCATACATATGAGGAATCAATTTAAGTGGATAATAATGGAAGAAAAAGAGATGCTTACAAGTTACAAGCAGTAAGTTAGGACATGGTTCTCTTCATGACAGAGGAAAAAGTTAAATTGCACAAACTGGAATCACTCGGTCAACCCCAAATAGCTGAGACTTGAACCTATAAGTAAATTAAgatctattaaaaaattaaatgaaagtcatacattAAACAATTAACCTAGAAAACATTACAAACATAATGTAAGAGATTAGGTGGTCTCTAGAAATGCCAAATTAGATGGTGCTCAAGATGAAAACAGATTATCCAAAACCCCAAATGCACAGATGGGAATGGCCATTTCTAACTTCCAATCAATCACTTAGTTGCCAAATACTTGGCTAAAGAACGGATGTTAATGGTCCTAGCAAAAAGGGCACCATGTCGCTGGAGTTAAGCAAGTTTTTTACATGGCCACTGGATGGTTGTGATTTGTCCTTCTTTTAGATGGACGATTCGAATTTCCGAGCCCAAGCAGGAGCACGATCCGGTTCATAATGATAGTCGTATTATAGTTCCTCTGCTGTGTTACATTTGTCTTTTGTGCAATTTTCCTTTTACATGCTAGGACTTTTTGTGTTTCCTAACAAAGTTCAATAAGCATATATCGTGCTCCTTGTCACTAACTTTTGTGGATCGGCATGGAACCTCGATAAATTAATTTGATAGCAACAACAGAAGTAGGCTGCTCATGGTTTTATTGGACCATACTTTGCATGTCATGCGGTCTAGCATGCTTTTGGTTACCGTCTTCTAATTGAATGCCTCCTTGAAAGTGAGCTCGTCAAAATTTTATGTTGTAAGGTCTAACATCTTCTAATTTTGTGGCTCCTCGAAAGTGAGCTCAACTAGGTTTTCTGTTGTAAGGTTTAACGGCTTCTAATTTTGTGCCTCCTCGAGAGTTTGCTCATCTAAAATTCTTTTACATGTTTGCAGCCATCAAAGTATGATGAACGGAAGCCTACTGATCCAAGCAGCAGCTTTTCACTGCAAAATGAGGATGCAAAATTTACCAAGGAAGCAGACTAGTTGCTCGTCTTGATTATCAAAACAAATCCATCTTTTCATGATGACTTCAAAATGTGGAACCGGTATCAATCATTCCTCCGAGAGCTTTATGGATCACTGGGATTCTAGGGTACAACTAGTGTCAAGCTCATTGTTTCTGAGCCCCCCCAATATTAACGACTAGTGTGCCAAAAGGAAAGAGTTTTGTCTTCCCAATCTGCAAAACAAGAAAACTCAAGGATTtaggataaatgaacaaaaagaaAGTGTATCTTACTTACAGTTGGAGTGATCAATTCTTTCCATCAAAGTAACAAATGTGATGAACACTTTATAAACACAGATGTATCGTGTATTGAATATGATCAAAGACAACTTTGCCAGTTGGATTGACTTTTTGTTCCAGATCGATGTTCTCTGTTAAAATAATGGTAGAGATTCCAATCCATCTATAGATAATCTTTACATAGTGGCATGCGGCCATCCTATTAACTTCTTAAATATTACTGGGAGGAGTAAATATTTTCTACTCTGGATGAAGAGTGATGTCTTTGATTCGGGCCAGATTTATATGTTTAAATAATCTTATCGATCCAAAATTAGATTCTGCACAGGTAGACGATCAGCACAAATCGAAGTGAAATCTACGACACAGGTCCCCGGGAAGCTTCTTGGCACCGGAAATTACCGGTCAATAAGAGTGGCTCTATTTTACCTTGCGAACCGTTGACGAGTCTCTTTTGGCTCATGGCCGCCTCGGTATGAGTAAGCCACGTGCGCTTTGTAAAGTGTGCTTCTCGCACTGTTCCGTTGTGCGTTTTACCAACCGAATGTTATCTTCCAATGGAATAATCACTCAAGGCCACGGGATCCGACCGACCACGTCAAGTCAGGGCCGACATCCAGTTAGGCGCACATGCGGCGGCGACAAGTCGACTCGGGTCGAGGTCAACCACGACGCCCCCTAATTTCCAACGCCCACAACACAATCCAACACGGTTCGATCCGAGTCACCACCGCCCACCCACTCCTTACCAGGTTCGGACCCGGTCCGGTCACGCGGCGATATGATTCGGTAGGACACGGAGCACATGCGATCTAAGATTCTATGTATCAAGTAAAACGTTTCCCATCATTCCCAGACCCATGATGAGGTGGGCCGGGATCTGCTCCCCCCCGCTCACCGAAGCAACCGCAGATAGAAGGTATTTATCACGTGGAAGAAACGCCACCTTGAaatatgaaattattatttttttttttttgcgtccAAATAAAAGTCACTTATCGCCGTCAACTCATGAATTCGAATATGAAATAACGAAAGCAGCTCTTTTTTTTGGGCTCCGAATTATTGCTGAGGTACCATTACATCAACACGTCCTGCGACTACTCTAAACACGTACTCACATGGCTAGAATCATCCATCTTCACTAAAACACGGGACTATAATGCTAACTTGACGGCGTCAAACAAGGAGAGGGT comes from Musa acuminata AAA Group cultivar baxijiao chromosome BXJ3-3, Cavendish_Baxijiao_AAA, whole genome shotgun sequence and encodes:
- the LOC103979846 gene encoding metal transporter Nramp2 produces the protein MASHGKEVAAPLLSSSGARDSDDESERAYESDEKVEISTSDDEFSPAAGALDGTPRPFSWRKLWRFMGPGFLMCIAFLDPGNLEGDLQAGAIAGYSLLWLLLWATAMGLLIQLLSARLGVATGRHLAELCREEYPQWARLALWLMAETALIGADIQEVIGSSIAIKTLSGGAIPLWVGVVITALDCFIFLFLENYGVRKLEAFFGFLIATMAVSFAVMFGQTKPDVNELLIGVVVPKLSSRTIRQAVGVVGCVIMPYNVFLHSALVQSRKVDTRKESRIKEAIKYYSIECTIALVLSFLINVCVTTVFAKGFYGSEVARNIGLENAGNFLQEKYGGKIFPILYIWGIGLLASGQSSTIAGTYAGQFIMGGFLNLRLKKWVRALITRSCAIVPTIVVALFFDTGEATMDILNEWLNVLQAIQIPFALIPLLTLVSKEEVMGTFRIGRVTEVVTWVVVAFLISINGYLLLNFLSAEVNGTLMTSILCAALAIYVSFVIYLILQGSSLHSRLALAVRKSFSTGNSMV